Proteins encoded by one window of Erwinia pyrifoliae DSM 12163:
- a CDS encoding SymE family type I addiction module toxin, producing the protein MTTGCRKTGXRQTGFSHPLPGHHQAGIKSRRYTLCYIRDHIKHLPSPSITLKGHRMAALGFDTGQKNEVITEPGQLIIRLAEEG; encoded by the coding sequence TTGACGACTGGCTGCCGTAAGACAGGTTNACGCCAAACAGGTTTTTCGCATCCTCTCCCTGGCCATCACCAGGCTGGGATCAAATCAAGGCGTTATACCCTGTGCTATATCCGCGATCATATTAAGCACCTGCCGTCACCGTCCATTACCCTGAAGGGACACCGGATGGCGGCGCTGGGATTTGATACCGGGCAGAAGAACGAGGTGATCACGGAACCGGGGCAGCTGATTATCCGGCTGGCGGAGGAAGGGTAA
- a CDS encoding Ail/Lom family outer membrane beta-barrel protein, whose product MKVKVMAVILALSALQASLLVHADSHALSIGYAQSRVQDFKNLRGVNLKYRYEPNSLLGVITSFSYMSAGGHEFDSLSWGDTYYDDRIKVKYYSLLIGPSYRINKYVSLYAVSGLGSSKLDLTQNYRHTNYTYTEHTASNTTSFAYGAGVQINPLKNIAIDISYEKSKINAKKINGFSMGIGYHF is encoded by the coding sequence ATGAAAGTAAAAGTTATGGCAGTGATTTTGGCCTTAAGCGCTCTGCAAGCCAGCTTGCTGGTGCATGCAGACAGTCATGCTCTATCGATCGGCTATGCGCAAAGCCGGGTGCAGGATTTTAAAAATCTGCGGGGTGTTAACCTCAAGTATCGCTATGAGCCGAATTCTTTACTTGGCGTCATCACGTCATTCAGCTATATGTCTGCTGGAGGACACGAGTTTGATTCGCTCAGCTGGGGGGACACATATTACGACGACCGTATAAAAGTAAAATACTATTCGTTACTTATCGGTCCGTCTTATCGAATTAACAAATATGTTTCACTTTATGCCGTTAGTGGTTTAGGTAGCAGTAAATTAGATCTCACACAGAACTACCGCCATACTAATTATACCTATACTGAACACACGGCTAGCAACACGACTTCATTTGCTTATGGTGCAGGTGTACAGATTAACCCTCTGAAAAATATTGCCATCGATATTAGCTATGAAAAAAGTAAAATCAATGCAAAAAAAATCAATGGCTTTAGTATGGGCATTGGCTATCATTTCTAA
- a CDS encoding molybdopterin guanine dinucleotide-containing S/N-oxide reductase, translating into MTIKKVPHLAHWGAFSAVVAKGKLLRCEPFFADRDPSPLLNSIPELVYSDKRIRQPMVRRSWLKSREKSDRTLRGREDFVAVDWETALDLVADENRRVRERYGASGIFSGSYGWSSAGRVNHARTLVRRFYNLGGGGIDQQGNYSWGAAQFFLPYVIGTYMPLTGRVTDWPSVVEHCELFIAFGGLALKNGQMASGGAGEHSLKPALLQLAAKGTSVINISPMRDDCPEFVNAEWIPIRPNTDVALMLAIGYEIERLGAVDNAFLQSHCVGYPQLRGYLLGESDGQPKTPQWASAITAIPAARIALLARQLCGKRSFITCSYAVQRAHRGEQPYWMMIALSSMLGQPGLPGAGFSFGHGSMNSVGNPRTEGPSPLMSTGVNPIASQAIPVARISDMLLNPGTEYRFLGESHTYPDIHLIHWAGGNPFHHHQQLNRLVAGWQRPDTVVVQDIVWTPAAQMADIVLPVTTSLERNDIGGSSKDRFVFAMHQAIEPQHQARNDFDIFADLAERLGYRDSFTEKRDEMAWIEHLYQQCAQAHSGKGIDFPAFDTFWQQGHVEIPPPDKPWVFMADFRQNPLEHPVSTASGKIELFSETIAGFRLADFAPHPEWQPPQEWLGAEVGQRFPLHMISIQPHDRLHSQMDATPGVQANKTAGRETLLMHPQDAEARGISDGDVINVFNDRGRMQAGVRISDGVCPQVVLIATGAWFDPGFGQAWRPYDRAGNPNVLTLDIGTSSLTQGPNAMSCLVEIRKATSAMG; encoded by the coding sequence ATGACGATCAAAAAAGTGCCACATCTCGCCCATTGGGGGGCTTTCAGCGCCGTTGTCGCAAAGGGAAAACTGCTGCGATGTGAGCCTTTTTTTGCCGACCGGGATCCGTCCCCCCTGCTTAATTCCATCCCCGAACTGGTTTATTCGGATAAGCGCATTCGTCAGCCGATGGTGCGCCGCTCGTGGCTTAAGTCACGCGAAAAAAGTGACAGAACTCTGCGCGGGCGTGAGGATTTTGTCGCGGTAGACTGGGAAACCGCGCTTGACCTGGTGGCGGATGAAAACCGGCGGGTGCGTGAGCGTTATGGTGCCAGCGGCATCTTTAGCGGCTCCTACGGATGGTCATCTGCCGGGCGCGTTAACCACGCACGCACGCTGGTCAGACGCTTTTATAACCTTGGCGGTGGCGGCATTGACCAGCAGGGTAATTACAGCTGGGGAGCGGCACAGTTTTTTCTGCCTTATGTGATAGGGACTTATATGCCGCTGACCGGGCGCGTCACCGACTGGCCCAGCGTGGTGGAACACTGTGAGCTGTTTATCGCCTTTGGCGGGCTGGCGCTGAAAAATGGCCAGATGGCGTCCGGCGGGGCGGGAGAGCACAGCCTGAAGCCCGCGCTGCTGCAGCTGGCGGCAAAAGGCACGTCGGTTATCAATATCAGCCCGATGCGTGACGACTGCCCGGAATTTGTTAACGCAGAGTGGATCCCGATCCGCCCAAATACCGACGTGGCGCTGATGCTGGCGATCGGCTACGAAATCGAACGCCTCGGCGCGGTTGATAACGCTTTCCTGCAATCGCACTGTGTGGGCTATCCGCAGCTGCGTGGTTACCTGCTGGGTGAGAGTGACGGCCAGCCGAAAACCCCGCAGTGGGCCAGTGCAATCACCGCTATCCCGGCAGCGCGTATCGCCCTGCTGGCGCGGCAGCTGTGCGGCAAACGCAGCTTTATTACCTGCTCCTATGCAGTACAGCGCGCCCACCGTGGTGAGCAACCATACTGGATGATGATTGCGCTTTCATCGATGCTTGGCCAGCCGGGTCTGCCGGGGGCGGGCTTCTCCTTCGGCCACGGTTCAATGAACAGCGTGGGCAACCCGCGCACGGAGGGGCCTTCTCCGTTGATGTCTACCGGCGTGAACCCGATTGCCAGTCAGGCAATTCCGGTGGCGCGCATCAGCGATATGCTGCTCAATCCCGGCACGGAATATCGCTTCCTGGGGGAAAGCCATACTTACCCGGATATCCATCTGATCCACTGGGCGGGTGGGAATCCTTTCCACCATCATCAGCAGCTCAACCGTCTGGTTGCCGGCTGGCAACGCCCTGATACGGTGGTGGTGCAGGATATCGTCTGGACGCCTGCTGCGCAGATGGCGGATATCGTGCTGCCGGTGACCACCTCACTGGAGCGCAATGATATTGGCGGATCGTCGAAGGACCGCTTTGTATTTGCAATGCATCAGGCGATTGAGCCACAGCATCAGGCGCGCAACGATTTTGATATTTTTGCCGATCTGGCGGAGCGTCTTGGTTATCGCGACAGCTTTACCGAAAAGCGCGATGAAATGGCGTGGATAGAGCATCTTTACCAACAGTGCGCGCAGGCTCATTCCGGCAAAGGTATTGATTTTCCGGCGTTCGATACCTTCTGGCAGCAGGGCCACGTTGAGATCCCGCCGCCGGATAAGCCGTGGGTATTTATGGCGGATTTTCGCCAAAATCCGCTTGAGCATCCGGTGAGCACTGCCAGCGGCAAAATTGAACTGTTCAGTGAAACCATTGCGGGGTTCCGGCTGGCCGATTTCGCTCCGCACCCGGAGTGGCAGCCGCCGCAGGAGTGGCTGGGGGCGGAAGTTGGCCAGCGCTTCCCGCTGCATATGATTTCGATTCAGCCCCATGACCGTCTGCATAGCCAGATGGATGCCACGCCCGGCGTACAGGCCAACAAAACCGCCGGACGTGAAACCCTGTTAATGCACCCGCAGGATGCAGAAGCGCGCGGCATCAGCGACGGTGATGTTATTAATGTCTTTAACGATCGCGGACGTATGCAGGCCGGTGTGCGTATTAGCGATGGCGTATGCCCGCAGGTGGTGCTTATCGCCACCGGAGCCTGGTTTGATCCCGGTTTTGGCCAGGCGTGGCGGCCTTACGACCGTGCAGGCAATCCGAATGTACTGACGCTGGATATCGGCACCTCGTCACTGACTCAAGGCCCCAATGCCATGAGCTGCCTGGTGGAAATCAGGAAAGCGACGTCTGCAATGGGCTAA
- the galR gene encoding HTH-type transcriptional regulator GalR has product MATIKDVARLAGVSVATVSRVINHSPKASESSRLAVTSAMASLQYHPNANARALAQQTTETIGLAVGDVSDPFFGAMVKSVDEVAWQTGNFLLIGNGYHDEQKERQAVEQLIRHRCAALVVHAKKIPDEHLLSLMGQIPGMVLLNRVLPGFETRCIALDDRYGCWLATRYLIQQGHQNIAFICSNHAISDASDRLQGYHDALKQHNLPCHDRLVAFGEPDEIGGEQAMTELLGQGKTFSAVACYNDSMAAGALAVLSDNGVRVPEEMSLTGFDDVLVSRYVRPRLTTIRYPIVNMAQQAAILALALAHGQPLPEVTNLFSPTLVRRHSVAAPPG; this is encoded by the coding sequence ATGGCCACGATAAAGGATGTTGCCAGGCTCGCGGGCGTTTCGGTAGCCACCGTATCCCGCGTGATTAATCACTCGCCTAAAGCCAGTGAAAGTTCCCGCCTTGCCGTCACCAGCGCGATGGCGTCTTTACAGTATCACCCCAACGCCAACGCCCGTGCGCTTGCACAGCAGACCACCGAAACGATCGGGCTGGCGGTAGGTGATGTCTCCGATCCCTTTTTTGGCGCGATGGTAAAATCGGTGGACGAAGTCGCCTGGCAGACCGGTAACTTCTTGCTGATTGGTAATGGCTATCACGATGAGCAAAAAGAGCGCCAGGCGGTTGAGCAATTAATCCGCCACCGCTGCGCTGCACTGGTGGTTCATGCCAAAAAGATCCCTGATGAACATCTGCTGTCGCTGATGGGGCAGATCCCCGGCATGGTGCTGCTGAACCGCGTGCTGCCGGGGTTTGAAACACGATGCATCGCGTTGGATGACCGCTACGGCTGCTGGCTGGCAACGCGTTATCTTATCCAGCAGGGGCACCAGAATATTGCGTTTATCTGCTCGAATCACGCCATCTCCGATGCCAGCGATCGCCTGCAGGGCTACCACGATGCGCTGAAGCAGCACAACCTGCCGTGTCACGATCGGCTGGTCGCCTTTGGTGAGCCGGACGAAATCGGCGGCGAACAGGCGATGACCGAGCTGCTCGGCCAGGGCAAAACCTTTAGCGCCGTCGCCTGTTACAACGATTCAATGGCGGCCGGGGCGCTGGCGGTACTGAGCGATAACGGCGTGCGGGTACCGGAAGAGATGTCGCTAACCGGTTTCGATGATGTGCTGGTTTCGCGCTATGTTCGCCCGCGCCTGACGACGATCCGCTACCCTATTGTGAATATGGCTCAGCAGGCGGCCATATTAGCGCTGGCGCTGGCTCACGGCCAGCCGCTGCCGGAAGTGACTAACCTGTTCAGCCCAACGCTGGTACGCCGCCATTCGGTGGCTGCGCCGCCGGGCTAA
- the lysA gene encoding diaminopimelate decarboxylase has translation MPRLLTDTTTALTGENLLPLARRYAGPLWAYDASIISERISQLQQFDVVRFAQKACSNVHILRLMRAAGVKVDSVSLGEIERALAAGYQAGGDEIVFTADLLDEATLARVAELKVPVNAGSVDMLHQLGQVSAGHPVWLRVNPGFGHGHSQKTNTGGENSKHGIWHEDMALALEAMQKYQLKLVGIHMHIGSGVDYAHLEQVCDAMVNQVVNFGQDLQAISAGGGLSVPYHFGEETIDTRHYFGLWDAARQRVERHLGHPVKLEIEPGRYLVAESGVLVSQVRAVKNMGSRHFVLVDAGFNDLMRPSMYGSYHHISAIAGDGRALDEMNSVESVVAGPLCESGDVFTQLEGGKVETRALPAVQVGDYLVFHDTGAYGASMSSNYNSRPLLPEVLFENGQPRQIRRAQTVAELLALEL, from the coding sequence ATGCCGCGCTTGCTTACCGATACCACCACCGCCCTGACAGGGGAAAATCTGCTGCCGCTGGCGCGCCGTTATGCCGGACCATTGTGGGCATATGACGCCAGCATCATCAGCGAACGCATCAGCCAGCTACAGCAGTTCGACGTGGTGCGTTTTGCGCAGAAAGCCTGTTCTAACGTTCATATTCTGCGCCTGATGCGGGCGGCGGGCGTGAAGGTCGATTCGGTATCGCTGGGCGAAATCGAGCGTGCGCTGGCCGCCGGGTATCAGGCGGGGGGCGATGAGATTGTATTTACCGCCGATCTGCTCGACGAGGCGACGCTGGCAAGGGTTGCCGAACTGAAAGTGCCGGTGAACGCCGGTTCTGTCGATATGCTGCATCAGCTCGGTCAGGTCTCTGCCGGGCACCCTGTCTGGCTGCGCGTCAACCCGGGTTTTGGCCACGGTCACAGTCAGAAAACCAATACCGGCGGCGAGAACAGCAAGCACGGCATCTGGCATGAGGATATGGCGCTGGCGCTGGAGGCGATGCAGAAATATCAGCTCAAGCTGGTCGGCATTCATATGCATATCGGTTCCGGCGTGGACTACGCGCACCTGGAGCAGGTCTGTGATGCGATGGTGAATCAGGTCGTTAACTTTGGTCAGGATTTGCAGGCGATCTCGGCGGGTGGCGGGCTGTCGGTCCCGTATCATTTTGGTGAAGAGACCATTGATACCCGGCACTATTTTGGCCTGTGGGACGCGGCGCGTCAGCGCGTGGAACGTCATCTTGGCCACCCGGTGAAGCTGGAAATAGAACCGGGCCGTTATCTGGTGGCGGAATCCGGCGTGCTGGTAAGCCAGGTACGGGCGGTCAAAAATATGGGTAGCCGTCACTTTGTTTTAGTCGATGCCGGATTTAACGATCTGATGCGTCCGTCGATGTACGGCAGCTACCATCATATCTCTGCGATAGCGGGCGATGGCCGGGCGCTGGATGAGATGAATAGCGTGGAAAGCGTGGTGGCCGGGCCGCTGTGCGAATCCGGCGACGTATTTACCCAGTTGGAAGGCGGCAAGGTGGAAACCCGCGCGCTACCTGCAGTGCAGGTGGGCGATTATCTGGTATTCCATGATACCGGAGCTTATGGCGCCTCAATGTCATCCAACTACAACAGCCGCCCGCTATTGCCGGAAGTGTTGTTTGAAAACGGCCAGCCGCGCCAGATCCGCCGTGCGCAAACCGTGGCCGAGCTGCTGGCGCTGGAGCTTTAA
- a CDS encoding LysR family transcriptional regulator, with product MAGVTLRHIEIFHAVVTTGNLTEAAALLHTSQPTVSRELARFEKLIGLQLFERVRGRLQPTVQGLSLFEEVQRSWYGLDRILSTAEGLRQFRQGELSVACLPAFAQSLLPLLCQPFMQRYADLSLNIIPQESPLLEEWLSAQRYDLGLTETTHTPAGTERRALFTGDEVCVLPQGHPLAAHDCLTPQHFASQNYISLSRSDSYRQLLDAMFNEQGVQRRMVMETHSAASVCCMVRAGVGVSIVNPLTALDYADSGVVIRRFSIAVPFTVSLIRPRHRPASALVDAFSQHLHQQIGLFSQRLQYHLN from the coding sequence ATGGCTGGGGTTACACTGCGCCATATCGAGATTTTTCATGCGGTGGTTACCACCGGTAATTTGACCGAAGCGGCGGCGCTGCTGCACACCTCGCAGCCCACCGTCAGTCGCGAACTGGCCCGCTTTGAGAAGCTAATCGGCCTGCAGTTGTTTGAACGGGTACGCGGCCGGCTGCAGCCAACCGTACAGGGTCTGAGCCTGTTTGAAGAGGTGCAGCGATCCTGGTACGGGCTGGATCGCATTCTGAGCACGGCCGAAGGGCTGCGGCAATTTCGCCAGGGGGAGCTGTCGGTCGCCTGTTTGCCAGCCTTTGCCCAGTCGCTGCTGCCCCTGCTGTGCCAGCCATTTATGCAGCGCTACGCCGATCTGAGCCTGAATATTATTCCGCAGGAGTCGCCGCTGCTGGAAGAGTGGCTGTCCGCCCAGCGCTATGACCTTGGGCTGACCGAAACCACGCATACCCCGGCAGGCACCGAGCGCCGCGCTCTGTTTACCGGCGATGAGGTCTGCGTGCTGCCACAGGGCCACCCGCTGGCCGCACACGACTGCCTGACCCCCCAGCACTTCGCCAGCCAGAACTACATCAGTCTGTCACGCAGCGACAGCTACCGACAGTTGCTGGACGCGATGTTTAATGAACAAGGGGTGCAGCGGCGCATGGTAATGGAAACGCACAGCGCAGCTTCCGTCTGTTGTATGGTCAGGGCGGGGGTCGGCGTGTCGATTGTCAACCCGCTGACGGCACTTGATTACGCCGACAGCGGAGTCGTCATACGGCGTTTCAGCATTGCGGTGCCGTTCACCGTCAGTTTGATCCGGCCACGCCACCGACCGGCATCAGCACTGGTTGATGCTTTCAGCCAGCATCTGCATCAACAGATTGGTCTGTTCAGCCAACGCCTGCAGTATCATCTCAATTAA
- a CDS encoding MFS transporter, producing MPVSLLALALCAFAIGTTEFVIIGLLPEVVNDLHISIPSAGWLISGYALGVAIGAPIMALLTARLPRKHALMLLMAIFIVGNMLSSLALSYNLLMLARVVTALCHGAFFGIGAVVAASLVVPGKQASAVALMFTGLTLANVLGVPLGTWVGQTFGWRTTFLCVAVAGVLAFAGLMTSLPAQHDEKAVHLAAEFSALKNGKLWLSLLMSMFFAAAMFSLFSYVAPLLLQVTGISQRGVSWTLFLMGIGLTVGNLLGGKLADWKISFSLILSFSLIAVFSLLFSWTSHSFWPAELTLFLWAMAVFSMMPALQINVVRHGKDAPHLVSTLNITAFNLGNALGAWVGGAAIGGGYGLTAVPLSAAILAAIGLLVCLYTFHGIRTRPQPVRLN from the coding sequence ATGCCTGTCTCATTACTGGCGCTGGCGCTGTGTGCCTTTGCGATTGGCACCACCGAATTTGTCATTATCGGGCTGTTGCCGGAAGTGGTGAATGACCTGCACATCTCTATACCGTCTGCGGGTTGGCTAATTAGTGGTTATGCGCTCGGCGTGGCCATCGGCGCGCCGATCATGGCGCTGCTTACCGCCAGGCTCCCGCGTAAACACGCGCTGATGCTGCTGATGGCGATCTTTATTGTCGGCAATATGCTCAGTTCTCTGGCATTGAGTTATAACCTGCTGATGCTGGCCCGCGTGGTAACGGCACTGTGTCACGGTGCTTTCTTCGGCATTGGCGCGGTGGTTGCGGCCAGCCTGGTGGTTCCGGGCAAGCAGGCATCAGCGGTGGCGCTGATGTTCACCGGCCTGACGTTGGCCAATGTGCTTGGCGTACCGCTGGGAACCTGGGTGGGGCAAACGTTCGGCTGGCGCACCACCTTCCTGTGCGTGGCAGTGGCGGGCGTGCTGGCGTTTGCCGGCCTGATGACCAGCCTGCCGGCTCAGCATGATGAAAAGGCGGTGCATCTCGCCGCGGAATTTAGCGCGCTGAAGAATGGCAAATTGTGGTTGTCGCTACTGATGTCGATGTTCTTTGCCGCCGCGATGTTCTCGCTGTTCAGCTATGTCGCCCCGTTACTGTTACAGGTCACCGGCATCAGCCAGCGTGGCGTCAGCTGGACGCTGTTCCTGATGGGGATTGGCCTGACCGTCGGTAATCTGTTGGGCGGCAAGCTGGCGGACTGGAAGATATCATTTAGCCTGATCCTCAGTTTTTCCCTGATTGCCGTGTTCTCACTGCTGTTTAGCTGGACCAGCCACTCTTTTTGGCCGGCGGAACTCACCCTGTTCCTCTGGGCGATGGCCGTTTTCTCGATGATGCCGGCATTGCAGATAAACGTGGTGCGCCACGGTAAAGACGCACCGCACCTGGTATCGACGCTCAACATCACCGCATTTAACCTCGGTAATGCTCTCGGTGCCTGGGTTGGCGGCGCGGCGATCGGTGGCGGTTACGGCCTGACGGCGGTGCCGCTATCGGCAGCGATACTGGCGGCCATCGGCCTGCTGGTCTGTCTTTATACTTTCCACGGCATACGCACGCGGCCGCAGCCCGTAAGGCTTAATTGA